Within Styela clava chromosome 8, kaStyClav1.hap1.2, whole genome shotgun sequence, the genomic segment TACGATTTTGTGTACTGTTTAGTCATGGTTGGAATTTTATCTAAAATAGTGAtaattgaagtcaaaattttctgcAGAAACTCGAAAAAATTAAGTTGACCTAGTATTATAAGTCTATTAAAGATAGCACGCATAAATCAGTTTTCTTATCAATTGGAGCTGGATTCGTTGTCCTACTCTGAGTAAATGCAGGAACAATGCATTGTGCAAGATAGCACTTTAAACTTTATTCtctttgttttcttatttttccatctaattatttcaattttctttcttcaGATTTAACGGCCAAGCTTTATCAAATATAGAGACAGATGTTTCTGGCTCTATCACAGCTAGTTTAAGGGATTTATATTCTCAAATGGAAGAAAAGAAATACGCTGAAGTTCCTCCCTTGTTCCTTCTCCATTTACTTAGGAAGCAATGTCCTCAATTTGCTGAAAAGAATAATGAAGGACACTTTATGCAGCAGGTAAGCTTGAACTTTATTTGCTCATGTTTCATTTCTTATGTGTACACTGTACATCAGAGCAATTTAGTACTGAATTACTTTTGTTTTCTTATCTCATGAGTGTCCCGAATTTGTAAACCATGCTCAACATATTCAAACTTTAAAAGATGCAGCTCACGTGAACTTTGAAATTTAATTATCAAGGAATTGCTTGAGAGAACTCTCATacgaaaaaaaatgtttttaaaaaatgtctTTTTCTGCCTATACTCAATAGTGTGACAGTCAGTGTACTGTTAGGAACCAACTAAAAGAAAAAAAGAGGTAGTTTTTTATGTGCCTATCGATCTGTACATAACCAAGAATATTATCATATTAGGATGCTAATGAATGTATTATGGAAGTCATGAGAATCCTTCAACAGAACTTAAAATCAACTGGAAAAAGGAAAGATTTTATTGATCAATTTTTTGGAGTTGATTATAGTGTAACGTAAGTATCTTTGTTCTAAATCATAATCCTCAACAAAGATTAGATTTTTGGTGAATTTCTTTGGCTATAATGGTGGAAATTACTAGGAAATACTgacaataaatgtatatttacATATTATCATGAATACAGTTCACAGTAAAAAATACCCGTATTTGGCTATTAAATAAAGAGTAGATTTTTATCTGCTTATCTGAATGGATCAAATTTTTATACTCACTTATTGATGGGAAAATTGATGATGggattttattcatttttcagaaGCTACACTTTTTGTTTTATGTCtagaattttataaacaatattagaATGTTATATTGCACTTCACACTCTTTTTTGTTGTGTCCTGTATTCTATACTGAGAGCGatacatgaaatatataaaaagaatttcttatattaatttaaattttattgtgcAATTGGTCATTACTGATTAGGGGGTGAGTTTGCTGCTCAAAATTAAGTACCATTTTGAATTTGTGTGAGCCAAAATGATGTCAGCCCATAGCACTCTCACACATGAtaattgattgaaaaaataaagcttGGAAATTTCTTTCTTACaacaaaaataatgacaaatttcATAGAATGAAATGCAAAGACGAGGAGGCAATAGAAGAAGCTGAAACAAAATTTCCAGAATCATCTCTTCAAGTTAATTGTTTTATATCGCAAGAAGTTAAATACATGATGACTGGAATCAAATCCAAACTTTGTGAAGAAATAACAAAGCATTCACCCTCTCTAGGAAGAGATGCCAAATATCAAAGAGAGGTAAATATAACAATGAAAAACATAGTTCAGAAAATACCGTTGGAATGCCAATTATTAACTATGTCTATAACGTCTTCCATTCATCAATTATTCTTTCATGATAACTTAATACACTTTGACCAGACGAGTTTATCATATTAACAAAATCTAAAGTCTTAAGTTCAAAACTCACTGAAGTTGTGGTCAGGGATGGCcgaaaactgaaaatatatcattctgaatatattctaaaataatatttgcaaatgtaaaatattgaatGTATCCTATTTTAAGTCATGTTGAACAGAAAAGTTGAAGAAGTTGTTGTTAATTCATAGAAATTTATATGAACAATGCAGAATAGGCGAAAAAAACATTGTCTTCACTGAGTTTTTATGATTTCCTATGTAAAGTGAAGTCTATTGTAATCAAGCTGTATTTTTCACTCCAAAATTATGTATATGCATTCGGTTTAGAATCTTCGAATTCATTTCAACCTCATTATATAAATTGCTTTTAACttcattttatataaacttttcAGAGTAAAATCAGCAGATTACCATCATATCTTTGTATCCAGATGgtcagattttttttcaaagaaaagGGAAACATAAACgccaaaattttaaaagtatgaaatattaaattttttatgtgtCATATCTATTCACTTTTCGCTCTGGACAAGGACTTGCTGATATGTAAGGGACTGGAATTTTTCCTGCTGGGCATTGCCTCCCCCAATTCATTACACACTGGGTGAAGTATTgggcatgggattcaaaccagATATTTTAACCTATGATGACATCATAGTTGAGTCCCTCCAGGCCAACTGTATTGAGATTATATCTGGTTGTAGCACTTATATATTGAAGCAATAGTCAATGGAAATTGTTTTCACTGATAACTATCATCAGCATGTAACTGATGTATGAAGCACAGAAATGTAGTGTTTAGCTAAGGACTGGCCCAAATTAAATTCTatcacaataaaaattttaaaatctattGGGTGGAATTATAAAGGGAATAAGCAAATTAAGGGGATAAGCAAATCAGTGTATAAGTATATAGTATTTCAATACTATCCTTTAACATATTATTATACACAGGATGTGAAGTTTCCAATGACTTTTGATATGTATGAATTGTGTACTCCTGAGTTACAAAACAAGTTGAGTCCAATGAGAGAAAAATTTCTTGCAGAAGAAGagagaaaaaatgaagaaaaagctGCAATCAAGTTAAAGGGAGGAGATGCATTAGCAAATCTGAAACAAGAGAAAAAAGATGTGGAATATGAACGTTATGACTTTGAAAATGGTAAGAAATATAGTATAAATGAGATCTACTAGATGTGACTCGAATGGTATTTATAAATTTCCTGCGTTTTGATACCAGAAGTTCTGTAACCAATTATCTCTGAATGAAAGATTCGAGGCGCAGTGGGTTCAGGAAGTTATAATGATAAGGAAAGCCGATtatacggcttaatcatatggtgaaccacgacATCTTgtccggttatcagtccatgtcgggtatgggattagttatccagttattcgttttcagatgcatggacttgataagGCTCCAAATACACTGTATAATACAAGGTTTCTCAAACTGAGGGCATGGAGCAGTCATTTGCAACTGTACTTTGTTTAATTCTCTGACTACCATTTGTTGgcttttattattcaaatctCATGAGTGAAATAACTGATGGAAAGCCATTGAATAAGTGCCACAGAGTGTTGAGTCTCTGAAAGGGGGGCACAGAATGTAAAAGTTAAGAGCCACTGGTATAATACGTAACTTTTGACATAACAAAATAAAGCCCATTCATTCCTCCAGAAGTCACATCTGATGGAAAGattaatcaaattaaatttaggATACCCGATATGCATGCTGCCACTTGACTAACCATAGCCGTGAGACCAGCCATATCACATCTTTGCACTTTCAGATCCTGGATCATCCAATAGTGGTTATTATGAACTTCAAGGTATTGTAACTCATCAAGGAAGGTCCAGTTCATCAGGACATTATGTAGCATGGATTAAAAAGAAAGGAGGTATTGTATCTCCCATTTCAGTTTTTCCCCTTTTTTATACACTAGAATAAGTTTTGTGTGATTAGACTATTGTACGTGGTAACCTCCATTAAGATGACTGTGTGGTTCAAAATCTTTTAAAATGGTTAGTTTTATATGGTTGGAGAACAACTTCATGTACCTCCATAAGTTAAGAAATGTTGGCTTTGTGTTTTCAAAATCTGATATTTAGAGAATGCTTTAgtccagggtttcccaaactggggttgTCTGTGATGATTGCACAGGGAGTCCGCAACAATATGAAAAGAGTCTGTACCTTTatgtgtgaggcagcatttCTAGATTTTATCAGACTTGACGTAGAGTCGGACCAAGGAGTTCGCTTGTCCgagaattgataaattgtgcagtgaaaagcaacCTCATGCATCACATTAATGTTGTTGgtgttgtaaataaaaaattcatctttcctcgttggttaggcacagaaattgatatgACATGGGATGTGGGGGTCTATCAAAACTAAGCTTCACAAATGGGGGTCCGcagccgaaaaagtttgggaaaccctgctttAGTCAATAATACGCaaaaaagaaataattgcaAAAAGGAAAGGATTGCCAACTTTTTCTAATCTCTCTGTCCTTCATTAATTCTACCTTTTTCCACAACATACTACTTTATTGTTCCTACTATACTAAACGTTAAGAGAATATCCTTCTATATTTCTACAGATGATTGGTTGAAATGTGATGATGATACTGTGAGTCCTGTTAAAGGtgaagatattttgaaattgtctgGTGGAGGCGATTGGCATATTGCATATGTGTTATTGTATGGACCTCGAAGACTGGAAATTCATCAACCTGCAAAAACTGATTCAACAACAGCTGAAACTCCAATTTCTATGGAAACTGATACTAATTGAATCAGAAATAGTTAAATAGTGGTCTAAAACATTCCCAATGGTTTTGTTAGCATCAGTCATAGCAACGTAAGATTGGAAAGTTGTCGATATATAGCACCTATTGTGCAATTTGGTTATAACTTAGTGACTAAGCAAAGCTGCTAAATTATTAATATACATTTTGATAGACCTAGGTAATTTTTGTATGAAATTTTTCGTCTATGAAAGTTCAATTGTGGAAATGTTTTCGTTCAATAAACCTATCGTCAGCGAAATCTGAAAATGTAATTCGAGTAGTTCATTTAAAATCCAAAATGGGCTCGACTGTAGTAGAGCGATGAATTCGGTTATATCAAGGCGACAAGCGATATTAGAGGCCGTAATCATAATATGGTGAACCACTGCCTCTTGTCCGGTAACCAGTCAATGTCGGGTGGTTAAGGAATTAATCATGTGGTTGTTTATTTtgagatgcatggacttgatggtggaggaatccGTGACCGACTGGCGGTTACGTGACCAACCATacggcggtgaggagtccagcgatCCTCTCGCCCATATTTAACCCCgcatgggatgcgaacccacAGCCTacaatcagaggtgcggtggcgaacGTATTCCTAACGATTAGCGCGATGCGCCACGCCGTCTAGCCAACGGTTTTTGTTGGGCAGTAGATTGAGTTACAGTCTGAGACTGCCTTGCTAATCGTACTTCATTTATGCAGCCATGGGGCACATTCCAACCATTGCCTTGGTCATTCAAAGACATTGtgtgttatttattattatgaatcCAGAGCAGAGAGTGCATCGAGAAAACGCCTTTTAATTCTTTCATTGAGCATTTCTGGTGATATTCACTTGCGTGTTCCCTCAAGATAAATAGACTAATATAATGGAACTGCCAGGTGTTTTGTTTTGTACACCCCCCCTCACTGTTGTGGAATAATCCCCAACTGTAACTATGCTTGATAGTGTGCTTGCTATCTACTGTGTTAAGTTCTGAATGCCTGGATTTAACGATAATTTGCCCGTTCTGATCTCTATGATGGGTTAAAAATTATGGTTTATAAAAAACTGAAACATTGCATAGTTTCATAGAGCATCCAATCCTAATAAGTAAGGTCTCTGtagaattaattaattagttttATGGCAGCACCCTCATCATTCCCAATAATTTCTCTTAAGCAAAAAAGAAGATTGTGTGATTA encodes:
- the LOC120346384 gene encoding ubiquitin carboxyl-terminal hydrolase 14-like — translated: MPVFTVNVKWGKEIYKAVELSTDEPPEVFKAQLFTLTNVAPERQKVMLKGVVIKDDWGKAKLKNGVTILMMGSAAELPKEPAEKTVFLEDLSESQLVSAMDLSTGLQNLGNTCYMNSTVQLLKTVPELGDALKQFNGQALSNIETDVSGSITASLRDLYSQMEEKKYAEVPPLFLLHLLRKQCPQFAEKNNEGHFMQQDANECIMEVMRILQQNLKSTGKRKDFIDQFFGVDYSVTMKCKDEEAIEEAETKFPESSLQVNCFISQEVKYMMTGIKSKLCEEITKHSPSLGRDAKYQRESKISRLPSYLCIQMVRFFFKEKGNINAKILKDVKFPMTFDMYELCTPELQNKLSPMREKFLAEEERKNEEKAAIKLKGGDALANLKQEKKDVEYERYDFENDPGSSNSGYYELQGIVTHQGRSSSSGHYVAWIKKKGDDWLKCDDDTVSPVKGEDILKLSGGGDWHIAYVLLYGPRRLEIHQPAKTDSTTAETPISMETDTN